The nucleotide sequence TTGAATGCGAGTATACGAGCATAGAGAGGGCCATTCTCATCAAATTCATGAATATCCTGTCGACGAAGGTGCAGCATGATGTGGAATATGAGCCGTTGGATTCGACTTTGCGGATGACGACGACTGCGGCATTCATCGAGAAGTTCTTTCATGGTGAGGCAATGAGAAGCGGCGTGCAGCAGTCTGTTTTCAAACCCTTCATTTATACCATAGATTTCTTGTAAATTTTCCAGAGTATGATGTTCAAGCTGAGCAAGAAGCGGACGAAAAAGCAGATTGATTTCTGGTATAGCTTCTTCCGTATGCGCTTCGAATAAGGCTTCCATGCTGTTTGCAGGAAGAACTTTCGCCAGGAGGTTTCTTCGCGGTGCGGCGGTTTGGATTTCTCGGCGAATGGAACTTGCACTGGCATACGTGTCATGGAGTTCTTCATCATGATAAGCGGCGCCGATTCTTGCCACTGCAAAAGGTTCGATCGAAGTGGCGCAGCAATTCAAGGCGCGCAGGTATTCCAAGGCAAGGATGTTGTTCGGCTGCTTGAGGAAAGCTTCGTTTATACCGCTGCTTTGGGCAATGGCATGACTTAATGCAGCGGCATAGGAATGACCTTTTTGTACGTATGCATGGAGCAGTTCCTGCACATCGCTTCTCTTCGATGAATCCGCTGCGCATTGAAGAAAGGCGAGAGGGCTTTCTGCGCCGAAGGAGAGACCGTCAACGACACCCAAGCGCGAGAGCAGCGATACGCCTCCGTGTGCGAAATTCTGTGCGCTGCGCACGGCAAAGGCCGCCGGCAGTTCGAGCACGAGGTCGATGCCGCTCAAAACGGCGTGGCTGGCACGCTGCCATTTATCGAGAATCGCCGGGCAGCCGCGCTGTGTGAAACTGCCGCTCATCAATGCGATGATGCGGGCTTTGGGATATTTCGCACGTATGGTTTCAATCTGGTAAATGTGCCCGTTATGAAAAGGATTGTATTCTGCGATGATGCCGATGACATTCATGGAATCAACTCCTTGTATGGATGGTTCTTTTAGTGTACCATAGAATTGCATGTTGCAGATGTTTTCAGGAGGCATTGGATGAAAAAAAAAGTAGCGGTAGCGATGAGCGGAGGCGTGGACAGTTCGCTTTGTGCAGCTCTTTTGCAGGAGCAAGGATATGAGGTGCTCGGCATAACCATGCAACTTTCTGATGATAGTCGCGAGATGAACGGTGTTTCCAGCGCAGCGACAGACGCAAGGCGAGTGGCGGATTTTCTTGGCATAGAGCATGTGGTGGCAGATTTTCGTACGCTTTTTTCCGATAAGGTCGTTGATTATTTTTTGACGGAATATTTGACGGCACGCACGCCGAATCCTTGTGTGATTTGCAATCGCTTCTTGAAATTTGGGGAGCTTCTTTCGTTTGCGAAAGAAAAAGGCGCAGATTTTCTTGCTACGGGACATTATGTCCGTGTGGAGAAAGAAGAGGATGGATCCTTTTCCTTGAAGAAAGGCAGGGATGAAAAAAAAGATCAATCGTATGTCCTTTATCGTTTGCCTCGGGAAATATTATCGCATATTCTCTTTCCTCTCGGAAGCTATAGAAAGGAAGAAACGCGAGCCCTTGCCCAAAAACTTTCCCTGCCGGTAGCCAATAAGGCAGAGAGTCAGGAGATTTGCTTTGTGCCGGAAGATGACTATAAAGCGTATTTGTCGCAGCACAGGCCAAACCGTTTTCACACAGGAGATATTGTCGATATGCAGGGACAAATTCTCGGGCAGCACCGAGGTCTTCCTTTTTATACGATTGGGCAACGAAAGGGGCTCGGCATAGCGGCGGCACATCCTCTCTATGTCATCGCTTTGGATGAGGCAAATAATCGCGTGATTGTCGGGAAAAATGAGGAGCTTTATGCTTCGTCGCTTTTTGCAAGCGATGTGAATTGGCTGATGGAAGAACCGACACAAGAGATTTCGGTACATGCCAAGATTCGTTACGGCAGTCGTGAGGTGCAGGCGAATGTTTTGCCTTTGGAGGATGGAGCGGTCAAGGTATCCTTTCTTGAACCACAGCGAGCTGTTACGCCGGGGCAATCCGTTGTTTTTTATTCCGGAGAGCGCCTTGTAGGAGGGGCAACGATTGAGTCGCGGACATGAACGCGGCATATTTCAAGGGTTTTTCTTGCGAAAACGCTATTCTTGTTGCATAATAAGGAAAAGGCCTTATCGCTTTGTAATCTTGGGAGGGTGAATCTATGGCGATGTTTTCCAAGTCGCAGAAGATGCGTTTCTTTCTTGCGATATTCCTGCTGCTTTTGGCAACATGCGGCTGCGGGGCATGGTATTTTTTCTATTATACGAAAACGCCGGAGTATGGGCTGGAAAAAATCAGAATGTCTTTTGAAAAGCATGATTGGCAAACATTCGAGAAATACGTTGATTTAGATGCTTTGCTGGGCAACTCTACGGAAACATTGATTCAGGCCATGATTGATACGGATCGTCCGATGTCCGGAGATGCCAAGGCGGCTATGAATGGTTTCGTGCAGATGTTCAAGGCACCCTTGGCATTGACGCTGCGTACGGAAGTACAGTATTACATTGAACATGGCGAATGGAAAAACAGTGGGGCAGCATCGGAGACGCAAGATCCGATGAGCCTTGATATGGTGCTCACGAGGATCGGACTCAAGACGATACAGTTCCGCAACATTGATTACGTCGCAACGGATCGGGAGACGGGAACGGCACGCGCAGGCGTACGCGTTTATCAGGCGGATATTGGTGAGGAATTCATTTTTGAAGTGAAGCTTGTGCAGGGCGGGGATGGCGTCTGGCGCGTAACGGAAATACAGAACCTTCATGATTTCGTTGCGATGATTGCCAAGGCGCACGATGCGATACTGGCAGATTATCTCGCTAAATCTCAAGCCATCATAGACGCTCACGGAAAATCAGTGCAGGAGATCGAGCAGGAATTCAGCAGCACTTTGCAGAAAGGCTCTCTTGGCAATGATGAAACGCGTCAGGCATTGAAGACCATCATGCTGGAGAAAGCCGCAGCAGACTGGACGCAGCGCAAAGCTGAGCTGTCTGACCTCACAGTGCCGCCCATGGCGGATACGCTGCATCATCTCCGTTTGCGCAGCTGTGATATGCGCATTGCTTACATCCTTGGGTATGCGGCATGGCTGGACGACAAGAAGGCGGCGACCATCCGCGAGGCGCAGGCGAAACTGAAACAGGCGAAGACTCTGGAAAACGAAGCAGCTGCGCTTGCACGCCACATGTCGGGACAATCGAATGCTGTTCCACAACCGCAGCAAAAGCCAATAGGGAATGAAGCATTGGAAAGCATGACGGAACTGCAATAGGAATCCACGGAAGAGCCGCCGTAATCGGCGGCTTTTTGCATGCGCCTTTGTCAACTGATTCTTACGAAAGGTTGACGAAAGAGGAGGCTTTATCTATAATGAGGTTGCATTTTCGATTACCAGGAACATGGAAAAGAAGCGAGGTTTGAAAAGTATGAAACAAGAAGATACGATGTCTGTGCAAAAGATGACGAAGATGGCGCTTTGTGTGGCGCTTTGCTGTGTCGCCGCGTATATTTCCGTCCCGTTGCCGTTCACTACGGCGATGATCACGGCATTGACGCTCGCGATGAATCTTACCGCTTTTATCTTGAAACCGCGAGAGACGTTTGCGGTGCTTTGCGTCTATACTTTGCTTGGGTGCATTGGTCTGCCCGTCTTCGTCGGCGGCACGTCGGGTGTGGGCAAACTTTTCGGCCCTACGGGGGGATTCATCATCGCTTTTGTCATTGCCTACCCAATCGTCAGTTGGCTCAAGGGGACAGGAAATTCGTTTAAGCGTTTCCTTTTGGCAGCCGTTTTTGTCGGTATTCCCCTCACGTATGTCGGGGGATTGACTTCCATGATGCTCTTGATGGATGTCAGCCTTTGGCAGGCTCTCGTCATGGCAGTTTTTCCATTCATTCCAGGAGATGTCTTGAAGGCTGCCTTGGCTGCATTTCTGGGTGTAAAACTCAACAGAGTTTTTCGGCAGTACGAATGATATAATGGAGAGGTTCAACCAATATTTCATGGAAATCCATTCACAAGTATGATAGAATAAATAAATTGAGAAAAGTATATTTGTACCGTTGAGGAAGGACGGATAGATTCCGCGCTTCTTTAAGAGAGTTTATATTATGAAATTGCGAGGTTTTATTTTTGATGACATTTGATTCAAGTACAGAGACGGTGGCCGTTCTTTACGATATTGAGAATGCGCCTTTTGAGATGCTGGATTTTACCTTGGGGAAGGCACGGAAGTTTTTTCCTTGCCGTATGATCGTTGTTTCCGACTGGGAAAAGCACCCTGAGCAGAAGCGGTGGAATCGCTTGATGTCTCGCAAGGGGCTTACTTTCCGCCAGATTGATCGAAAGGTCGATGGCAAGAATTCACTGGATTACGCATTGTTCGACATGGCGAAAATCCTGCGTGATGAGGGCGTGCGCCGCTTTCTTATCGTGACGACGGATTCCGATTTCGTAGCGATTGCTCAGATGCTGCGCGAAAGCGACACGCCGTGTCACATCATCGGCGTGGGAACAGAGCAGGCGAGTCAGTCTCTGCGTGATGCTTATGATGAGTTTTATTGCTATCCGCCTGTCAAGAAGAAGAAAGCGAAGGCGCAGGAGCAAGACGCGCCGGAAGAAAAGGATAAGCAGAAAGCAGGAGGAAAGGCGGACAAAAAACAGCAGAAGAAGCAAGCGAAGAAAAATCAAGAAGATGCGGCGAAGGAGTCTGACAAGCAGCTTTCTCTCGCAGGGAAGAATATTTTGCAAGTGCGCTTGCCCAAATCTCTTTTTGACAAGCTGCAGAAGAAAAAGCGTCATGAAGATGTTGATATGGAACAGCTTGTGACATATCTTTTGATGCGCGGTTTGAACGACTGAGGCGAGGTGGAGCGTGAAGAAGCAAGAAGAGAGTGTTCTGCTCTACCAATTTTCCGATGAGGCTGCGTTGGCTATTCAAGAGGTTTTGCGCAAGTTGAGAATCCAGGCGAGCGTTCTAGAACCAGGAGCATGGCATCAACGCATTGGCTTCTTATTTGCCTTGAAGGGCTTCAAGCCGGGGACTTCGGAGGAAGAAGCCTTTGATTTTCCGTATGAGGCGGTAGTTTTTCATAACATCAAAGGCAAGCGGCTCGATCAGGTTCTTCAAGCTTTGAAAGATGCGGGCATTGCACATATAAAGTTCAAGGCGGTGACGACGCCGTTCAATCTGCATTGGACGCTTGCACGACTGTGCCGAACCATGCATAAAGAACATGCTTATATGATGGAAAGGGATAAGAATTCGGAATGAGGTACGATGATCTCGATCGGACGAGCGTTCTTGTGCGCAAGGAGAAAAATACGTCAGATGGCAGGAAGCTAGACGATACGCAGGAGCTGCCGCCTTTGTCCCAAGATGCTTCTCCTATTTTTTCGAGGCAGGGGACGGTGCGGGAGCTTCCGCCGCTCACATCAAAAATGGAGCATCAGAGGGTGGATGCTGCAGAGTCTGGAAATAGGCGGCAAAGCAGATTCCGCAAGGGGCTGATTTTTGCCGCTTGTTTTGCGGTGGCTCTTTTTTGTGGGTTTCTTTTGTCCGATATGTTTCGCAATCATGAACAAGCTCTTGAGGACGGCCGCAAGGAGGCGCAGCAGGTTGAAATGCGTCAGCAGGAACTTGCTGCACGCGAAGACTCTCTAAAGAAGCAAAGGGCGAGCATAGCGGAGCAGAAAAGAGCGCTGGAAGAAAAAGAGTTGGAACTTGAACGAAAGGCGCAGCGCGCTGCCGGGCGCACGGAACGCATCGAGCAGGAAAAGGACAAGGGAACGGTTGTCGGCGGCTGGGTGGACAAGGTCACGGGAAAGGAAAAGGAGCGCAAGGAGGCGAATGAGAAGAATGCCGCTGAAATTCAGCAGGCAAACTTGGATATCGCTTCGGTACAACAATCCATCAAGGATGCTCAAGCTGTTCTTGATGAAGTGGACAAACAGCTTGACAATGTCAATGAAATGAAAGATCAGGCAGATCGCTTGAAAACGGTTGCACAAGATACGTATGAGAAAAATCAAGGGACGATCAGTCAGATCTTTCATTATGTGAACGAGGGCGCTGATATGCTGCGTCAGATTCTTCAATGACGTGCTTTTCAAGATACAAAAGGAGGATGAACGTGAAGAAAATCATTGCCTTTCTCTTCTTGCCGCTTCTGTTCCTTACGGCTGGCTGCGGCGGCGGAAGCAAACAAGAGCTTGGTACGTTGAAAATCGGTCTCATGCCTGATACGGATTCCGTTCCATTCATCATTGCACAGGAAAAAGGATATTTTGCAGAAGAGGGACTGAATGTGGAACTGCACTCGTTCAAGAGTGCTATGGACAGGGATTCTGCTTTGCAGAGCGGCAATCTTGATGGAGCTGTTTCCGATCTGCTCGCCGTTGCGTTTGCCAAGGATGGCGGCTTCGACGTCAAGGTTACTTCCATGACGGACGGCAGTTACAAACTTGTTGCAGCGCCTGGGACGGAAAAGCTCTCCGTCAAGGAACTCGCCGGCAAGGAGGTCGCTGTTTCTCGCAATACGATCATCGAATATGTGACAGATCATATTCTTGAAAGCAACTCTATGTCCGGTGATGATATAGCGAAGGTCGTTATTCCGCAGATTCCGACGCGCTTGGAGCTTTTGCAAAGCAGTAAGCTGGCAGCGGCCACTCTGCCGGAGCCAATGGCAAGCGTTGCTGTTCACAACGGATGCCGATTCATCACTGGATCGGATGAACTCGGTATCAACCCTGGCGTCATATTGTTTACGGAAAAAAGCACGAAGGAAAAGCGGGCAGAAATCCAAGCGATGTACCGCGCTTACAACAAGGCTGTAGCTTATCTCAACAGCACGGAGCGTGCCGAGTATATCGACCTCGTAGTAGAAAAGAGCGGATTTCCGCCAGCGGCGAAAGAAGCTCTCGTTTTGCCCGTTTATCACACGGCAGCACTGCCCAAGGAGAATGACGTTACGGACTGCATTGCCTGGCTCAAGGGCAAGGAACTGATTAAGAATTCCTACGGGTACGCTGATCTCGTGCTCGATTTATTGCAGCCATGATCGATTTGCAGCACCTGTCCTACGGTTATCGTGTCGATAAAAAATGCATGCAAGTGTTGCACGATATCAATATGCATGTAGAAAAAGGGGAGATTTGCTCTGTCATAGGTCCTTCCGGGTGTGGGAAGTCGACGCTTCTAAAAATCATTGCCGGTCTTTTGCACGATTATGATGGGACTGCGATGATCGATGGAGTCCCTGTTGACCCGAAACGGCAGCGCGTCGGATTCATGCCTCAAAATTACGGACTCCTGCCTTGGAAAACCGTGCGTGAAAATGTCGAACTTGGCGGGAGGATACGTTATGAAAGGGTGCGGGAGAACGAGACCGTTTCCATGATGCAGCGACTGGGCATCGATGCATTCAGTGAACGGTATCCAAAAGAACTGTCTGGTGGGCAGCAACAGCGCGTGGGCTTGGCACGCGCCTTTTTGCTTCGTCCCGATGTGCTTTTGATGGATGAACCGTTTTCGGCACTGGACGCCATCACGCGCGAAGAGATGCAGGAGGTTTTCCTATCCCTTTGGCACGAGCAGCATGTGACCACGGTTCTCGTTACGCATTATGTGGAGGAAGCGCTGTACCTTGGACAGAGAATCGTGATTCTTGCCGACGCTCCTGGGCGCATTGCCGAGGTGTTGGATAATCCTCTTTTTGGCTGTATCGATCAGCGAAATAAAGTAGAATTTTTTCGTATGAGCTGTTATTTGCGTGAGCAAATCAAGAAGAGGTGGCGTCGGGCATGAAGCGTACTGTTGTTTACATTGGCGCTGCCGCCATACTGTTTTTTGTCTGGTGGGTTCTTTCTTTTTTTCTTGCATTGCCGATTGTGCCAAATCCATGGAGTGTTGTTTCCTGTTTGCAGAGCATCTTTTTATCCTCAATTGCCATTCATGCAATTTACAGTTTGGGAAGAATTGCACTGGGTCTTGTCCTTGCTGTAGGAATTGGCTACCCCATAGGGATTTTTATGGGATATGCAGCGAGGGCTGATCGTATTTTTTCTCCTTTTGTCTATCTGATGTATCCCGTTCCGAAAATCGCCTTGCTGCCGATTCTCATGCTGCTTGCCGGCGTGGGGGAGATCTCCAAGGTCTTGATGCTCTTTCTTATCATCGTATTCCAAGTCATCATCGCCGTGCGCGATGCCGTGCGTGCGATTCCGCAAGAGACGTACATGCCCCTTCTTTCCTTGGGGGCGTCGTTTTTTTCCATTTTTCGCCATGTTCTTTGGCCGGCGTCTTTGCCCAAATTCATTACAGCTGTGCGCGTTGCCATGGCGACGGCGATTTCCGTATTGTTTTTTACGGAGACATTCGGTTCGCAATATGGGTTGGGATATTTCATCATGGACGCATGGCTTCGTGTCAATTATTTGGAGATGTATGCAGGAATCGTTGTGCTCAGTTTGCTCGGACTGCTGCTCTTCTCCATGCTTGATTTTATCGAGATGAGAGTTTGCCGATGGCAATATAAATAAGTCTTTCAGTCTTATTGCAGAGGGCGACAGTCCTGAAATTTGAAAAATTATCCATAAAGAGTGACAAGATGCGCTGCTTGTTGTATAATTTGATTAGAAAGAATTTACTTATGAAAGTTTAGCATCTTGAGGATGGGTGAGATATGCCGATCAAAAATACCATGGAAGAATTCGTTCAGCAGAATATCGATGCTGTTTTGCGCATGTATCCCGATTGCTGCTCCTGCGAAAAATGCAAGGAAGACATCATGGCGCTTGCCCTCAATCATCTTCCGCCCAAGTACGTATCTACGCATAAAGGGGATTTGTTTGCAAGAATCGCGACGATGGATCCGGTGGACAAGGCGTTTATCATTCAAGAGATTGCCAAGGCGATACAGATTGTACACAAGATGCCGCGTCACTGAATGCGTATGAATTTATGGCACAAAGAAAGCGATGTCGTTTGAAACGGCATCGCTTTTTTTCAACGTTCTCTTGTCACAGCGTTTTCTTCTGTCTCGTTCGTTTTGGGTCGTCTTCGATGCGTGACTAGAATTTTGTCAATGCGCGCGCGATCCATGTCGACAATTTCAAACGTAAAATCATTCCACTGACAAACTTCTGTTTCTTTGGGAATGTAGCCAAAGTAAGAGGTCAGGAAACCTCCCATCGTTTGGAAATGCGCTTTATCCTCATCGGGCAGAGGCACGTCAATATCAAATTTCTCTTTGAAGTCGTCGATTGAGAACAGTCCATCCATATACCAAGCATCCTTGCCGCGTGGAATCATCTGCGGTGCGTCGATTTCGTCGGCGTCGAAGGATGTTCCGATGATTTCGTTCATGATGTCCGTCAAGGTAAGAAAACCGATAACGCCGCCGTATTCATCCAGCACGACGGCCGCATGCACACCCGTTTCACGGAATTTTTCCAGCACGCGGAATGTTTCCATGGAACGCGGAACGAAGAGCGGTTGGCAGATGAAAGCGGATAATTCAAGCGGCCGCTTTTCCAAACAGGCGTCGAGAAGATCCTTGGCATGAAGTATGCCACAGAAATCGTCAAGGCTGTCACGTCCCACCGGAATGATGGTTTCGGGATTTTCTTTGATGAGCCGCAAATTGTGCTCTATGGAATCTTCGAGATCGATCCAGAACATCTGCGTGCGCGGTGTCATCAAGGCGTAGGCTGTTTGATCACTCATGTGGAAGATATTGTCAACCATTGTCTGCTCTGCTTTTTCAAACGTTCCCTCTTCGGTACCTTGTTCGATCAGATCTTTGACTTCATCCTCCGTAACTGTGTCGGTTACATGAGGATTGATACCAACTAAGAGAAGCAGGAAATTTGCTGAATTGGAAAGGGACAATACTGCAGGGCGCGTGATGTACTCAAGGACATGCAGCCAGCGATGAAAACGCCGCAAATACTTTTCTGGATTTTGCCAAGCGATTTTCTTGGGAAGAAACTCTCCCATGAGAAGTGCGAAATAAGATATGGCAATCGTGCTCAAGACGAATGCGATTGTATGCGCGTAGGGAAGAAAATGGAGAATTTCCTCCAAGAGGGGGGCAATCGCACTGCCGATGACAATGCCGAGCAGTATGCTTGTGAGCGTGATGCCGATTTGCACGACAGAGAGGACGTTCTCAGGCATTTCCAAAATCGTCAAAGCGGCAGCCGCATTTTTATCACCGTCATCGGCGAGCTTTTCCAGACGACTCTTGTGGCTTTCTGTGATGGCGGTTTCCGCCAAGGCAAAAAAACTGCTTGCCGATACGAGAAAAACGCTCAGAAGGATAAGCAATGGCAAATCTGGACTATCCAAGAGGGGACACCATCCTTTGTTAAATATAAAAGTGACACGCCTATTATACCATATTGCGGCAAATCTTATCCATGCTTCCGTAAAGGTTAAGGCTTGACAATCTTGCGAGCAGGAATAATCGAATGAACACCGAAATAGATAAAATGGATTTTATATTATTATTTGAAGGGGCGAAAACGAACGATGAGATTTTCCCGATTGAATTTCATCCTTGCAGTATCCCTGCTTGTTGTACTTACGTTGCTGGCGAGTGGCATTTTCGCGTATCATACTTCCTGCCGCGGACGCATCCTCTACGGAGTGCAGAGTGAGGGGCGCTCCTTGTTTGGCTTGACGCAGAAGGAGGCGGAGCAGTATTTTACGCAGTTGGGGAAGAAGAAACTTGCCAGTCAGACTGTTTCTTTAAGAAGCAACGGCGCTGTGTGGAAAATACAACCGCAGGAAGTGAATCTGCAGCCTGCTGCGGCTGCTGCTGCAGAGGAGGCCTATAATTCCGGGCGTGAGGGGACGTTTGTATTACAGGCGGTGACGCAGATCAAGAATGCTATTTACGGATGCAATATTCCTTTTACGGCAAGTTATGACGAATCGCTTCTGCAGGCGAAATTGGAAGGGATAGCGGAAAAACTCCTCGTTCAACCGGTCAATGCGGCATGTGAAATCAGCGTCAACGGAGCGATTCACCACATTCCGGGAAAATCGGGGAAGAAGCTCGACATAGCTGCCTCATTGAAGGCGTTGGATAAACCGCTGAAAGAAATGCAGGCGGCAAACCTTGAGCTGCCTTTGGAAGAAAATCCCCCGTTTGTCCGTACGGAGGATGTCGCCAACGTCAATGCCGTGCTTGGAACTTATACGACGTATTATCGGCACGGTGCGCGTGGAGACAATATTGCCATAGCGACGCAGCAGCTCAACGGCGTCCTGATTCGCAGCGGAGCAAACTTCTCTTTCAACAACATCGTGGGAACGCGTACCGCAAATGCCGGCTATAAAAATGCTGCGGTTCTGGTAAACGGAAAGTCTGTTCCGGGCATTGGCGGCGGCGTCTGCCAGGTCAGTTCGACGCTTTACAATGCGATTCTCTTGGCAGGTCTCAATCCGACAGAGAGGTTTTCGCATTTCATTCCGTCTTCGTATTGTCCTCCAGGGCTTGATGCGACGGTGGCGGATAATTTGATTGATTTTCAATTCATGAATCCTCTGCCGCATAATGTTTATATTTTAGCAAGTGCAGATGGCAGAAAAATCACGGTGCAAGTGCTTGGTACGCAGGCAGATCTTCAAGGAAAGCACATCTCTATTGAAACGGTCGGCTCAAGCAGGCGACCTTCGGTATATCGCGTTTACAGCGCCAACGGGCAGGTCGTCGAGAGGGAATACCTGCATACGGATTCTTATTCGTAGATTGCTGCACGGGAATACCGATGACAGTGAGACCAGCAGAATACTTCTTTCACTATCGCAATGAGGAAATATGCCTATGGAAAAGAAAAAAATCATTGTCGGAGCCACTGGAGCGAGCGGCTTGCCGCTCCTGATTGAATGCCTAAAATTCATTCGCAAGGAGGAGGGTTTTTCTTCTGTCTTGCTGATGACTCGTGGGGCAGAGCTTACGCTTCAGCATGAAACGAAAATGAAAGCGTCCGATGTTGCTGAACTTGCGGATGAAACTTTTGAGATTGACGAAATCGGTGCGGGGCCTGCCAGCGGTTCTTACCTTACGGCAGGTATGCTCATCGTGCCTTGTTCAATGAAAACGCTCGCCGGCATACATGGCGGATACGCCGACAATCTCCTTCTGCGAGCGGCGGATGTAATGCTCAAGGAAAAGAGGACGCTTGTCCTCGCGGTTCGCGAGTCGCCGTTGAGTCCGATTCATTTGCGCAATATGCATGAGTTGTCGCTTTTGCCGACGGTTCATATCGTGCCGCCCATGATGGTGTTTTACAATCAACCTAAAACTATAGAAGAAATGGTGCAGCAAGCAGCGGCAAGACTGCTTGCGCCGTTTGGGCTTATGGCAAAGGCATATCATCCGTGGCAGGGACTTTGAGAGATGATGCAGAGGAGTGAAGCGAAGTGAAATTGACATTTCTAGGGGCTGCTCATACAGTTACCGGCTCTTGCTATTTGCTGGAGAGCGAGGAGAGGAAAGTTTTGG is from Selenomonas sputigena ATCC 35185 and encodes:
- a CDS encoding VanW family protein, with the translated sequence MNFILAVSLLVVLTLLASGIFAYHTSCRGRILYGVQSEGRSLFGLTQKEAEQYFTQLGKKKLASQTVSLRSNGAVWKIQPQEVNLQPAAAAAAEEAYNSGREGTFVLQAVTQIKNAIYGCNIPFTASYDESLLQAKLEGIAEKLLVQPVNAACEISVNGAIHHIPGKSGKKLDIAASLKALDKPLKEMQAANLELPLEENPPFVRTEDVANVNAVLGTYTTYYRHGARGDNIAIATQQLNGVLIRSGANFSFNNIVGTRTANAGYKNAAVLVNGKSVPGIGGGVCQVSSTLYNAILLAGLNPTERFSHFIPSSYCPPGLDATVADNLIDFQFMNPLPHNVYILASADGRKITVQVLGTQADLQGKHISIETVGSSRRPSVYRVYSANGQVVEREYLHTDSYS
- a CDS encoding UbiX family flavin prenyltransferase; its protein translation is MEKKKIIVGATGASGLPLLIECLKFIRKEEGFSSVLLMTRGAELTLQHETKMKASDVAELADETFEIDEIGAGPASGSYLTAGMLIVPCSMKTLAGIHGGYADNLLLRAADVMLKEKRTLVLAVRESPLSPIHLRNMHELSLLPTVHIVPPMMVFYNQPKTIEEMVQQAAARLLAPFGLMAKAYHPWQGL